From Anaerotignum faecicola, the proteins below share one genomic window:
- a CDS encoding CAP domain-containing protein: MNPLKLDDSLMKAADVRVKEMGESFSHTRPDGSKYITAAQEAGYSGSYVGENGSAGKSTAEYIVSSWMNSEGHRENILNPNYNYIGVAYNYNIGSEYGSYCIQIFAR, encoded by the coding sequence TTGAATCCACTTAAGCTGGATGATTCTCTAATGAAAGCTGCGGATGTGCGAGTCAAAGAAATGGGAGAAAGTTTTTCACATACAAGACCAGATGGCAGCAAATATATAACTGCGGCACAAGAAGCTGGGTATTCCGGTAGTTATGTAGGAGAAAATGGCAGTGCAGGCAAAAGCACAGCAGAATATATAGTCAGCTCGTGGATGAACTCGGAAGGACATCGAGAAAATATTTTGAATCCAAATTATAACTATATTGGAGTTGCTTACAACTACAATATAGGCTCTGAATATGGCAGTTATTGCATACAGATATTTGCAAGATAA
- a CDS encoding class D sortase, protein MRNRVKKFKISVPSIIKTVMVFPMICGALFCVPAYALDSDLSYNYKTENQEEFVIVGKSNINIQGEIPDYLRDIYDVSPQTVYDSEYGANVVEPNAPSINNTTYAPTNAPINPYTQSPNSLITGTAYGGGTSGSYTANISSDGYVTNEIPEQVYDEVLQYPLTTIEQVRNSDGSIGVLKIPEIGLTVTAYDGDTFTAMKKGVGHLASTSCWNGNIGLVGHNRGTNDYFGKLKKLDIGDEMTYSTKLGTRTYVVKSITKIADTDWSKLQYTSDNRLTLITCVEDVGDQRLCVQAVQK, encoded by the coding sequence ATGCGGAATAGAGTGAAAAAGTTTAAAATTTCTGTCCCAAGCATTATAAAAACAGTAATGGTTTTCCCTATGATTTGCGGAGCTCTTTTCTGCGTGCCAGCTTATGCTCTTGACTCGGATTTGAGCTACAATTACAAAACAGAGAATCAAGAGGAGTTTGTTATTGTGGGAAAATCCAATATCAACATCCAAGGGGAGATACCGGATTATCTCAGGGATATTTATGATGTATCACCGCAGACAGTCTATGATTCAGAGTATGGGGCAAATGTGGTGGAGCCAAATGCACCATCCATTAACAACACTACATACGCACCAACCAATGCACCAATCAATCCTTATACCCAAAGTCCAAACAGTCTGATTACAGGTACAGCCTATGGCGGGGGGACCAGTGGAAGCTATACGGCGAATATTTCCTCTGACGGCTATGTGACAAATGAGATTCCGGAACAGGTATATGACGAAGTTCTGCAGTATCCCTTAACAACCATTGAGCAGGTGCGAAACAGCGATGGGAGTATTGGCGTATTGAAGATTCCAGAAATTGGGCTGACGGTAACTGCCTATGACGGTGATACCTTCACAGCGATGAAAAAAGGTGTGGGACATTTGGCTTCCACTTCCTGCTGGAATGGAAATATCGGTTTGGTAGGACATAACAGAGGTACCAATGACTACTTTGGAAAACTGAAAAAACTGGATATTGGCGATGAAATGACCTATAGCACAAAACTTGGCACAAGAACCTATGTGGTAAAATCCATTACAAAGATTGCCGATACGGACTGGTCAAAACTTCAGTACACCAGTGACAACCGTCTGACATTGATCACCTGTGTGGAAGATGTAGGCGATCAGCGTCTTTGCGTGCAGGCAGTGCAGAAATAA
- a CDS encoding antirestriction protein ArdA, which translates to MIQVTFCSKQLFEKKNEVDVSLRLPADAETMKRYLEAAGVRDMDDLLIGDFRIHELYAWSCGEYQEWDKADLNELNYLAARLEELFEEDQDELYCDLLEMHQPQSAADMINLSYGFDKVSYDPAIRNNQELGEHLVKNNLFVIPEDMKSFVDYNKVGQLYLYTMKHSKDAGMMQVDENGCICDSHKEQERYGYYDGVNVPEEYMILTEEVFEDQAQQHIQS; encoded by the coding sequence ATGATTCAAGTGACTTTTTGCAGTAAACAACTTTTTGAAAAGAAAAATGAGGTGGATGTTTCTCTCAGACTTCCTGCAGATGCAGAAACCATGAAACGATATTTGGAAGCAGCTGGCGTTAGAGATATGGACGATCTTTTGATCGGTGATTTCAGAATCCATGAGCTTTACGCATGGAGCTGTGGAGAATATCAGGAATGGGACAAAGCTGATCTGAATGAGCTGAACTATCTGGCAGCAAGACTTGAGGAATTGTTTGAGGAAGACCAGGATGAGCTGTATTGTGATTTATTGGAAATGCATCAGCCTCAAAGTGCTGCTGACATGATCAATCTATCTTATGGTTTCGACAAAGTATCTTATGATCCTGCAATTCGAAACAATCAGGAATTGGGAGAACACCTTGTAAAGAACAATCTTTTTGTGATTCCAGAAGATATGAAATCATTTGTGGACTATAACAAGGTGGGACAGCTTTATCTTTATACCATGAAACATTCGAAAGACGCTGGCATGATGCAAGTCGATGAGAATGGTTGTATCTGTGATAGTCACAAGGAGCAGGAAAGATATGGTTATTATGACGGAGTGAATGTTCCAGAGGAATATATGATTCTGACAGAAGAAGTTTTTGAAGATCAAGCACAGCAGCATATTCAAAGCTGA
- a CDS encoding DNA adenine methylase, with protein MVNSMIPWIGGKRLMREFLIARFPPHYDKYVEVFGGAGWVLFAKKPERFEVYNDANSNLTNMFHVVKHKPMSFVKELGFLPLNSRAEFDLMLDWHRKQDFSLPYQTEEMALAKICLSPIDFREYKELITTQAELGDVRRAATFYKLIRYSYAAGGNSFNGQPVNIAQTYRTIWLANRRLNENGVKSDSEILMAGGNPGKGVIIQNKSFEVIIALYDSPMTFFYLDPPYYGTEKQYEELFTLELHYLLREVLGKIEGFFMLSYNDCAFIRELYKDFYITPFERLNSIAQKYTPGGMFKELVITNYDPNLRLNSQPKQLTLL; from the coding sequence ATGGTAAACAGTATGATTCCATGGATTGGTGGAAAACGATTGATGCGTGAGTTCCTCATTGCACGTTTCCCACCGCATTATGATAAATATGTAGAAGTATTCGGTGGTGCTGGTTGGGTTCTTTTCGCCAAAAAGCCGGAAAGGTTCGAGGTGTATAACGATGCCAATTCCAATCTGACCAATATGTTCCATGTAGTAAAGCATAAGCCCATGAGCTTTGTAAAAGAGCTTGGCTTTTTGCCGCTGAACAGCAGAGCCGAGTTTGATCTGATGCTGGACTGGCATAGAAAGCAAGATTTTTCACTGCCATATCAGACAGAAGAAATGGCACTGGCAAAGATTTGTCTTTCCCCTATAGATTTTCGGGAGTATAAAGAACTGATCACAACACAGGCTGAACTGGGCGATGTGAGGAGAGCAGCTACATTTTATAAGCTGATCCGCTACAGCTATGCGGCAGGTGGAAACAGCTTCAATGGTCAGCCGGTAAATATCGCCCAGACATACCGCACCATATGGCTTGCCAACCGCAGGCTGAATGAAAACGGCGTGAAGAGTGACAGTGAGATTTTGATGGCTGGCGGAAATCCGGGCAAAGGCGTGATCATACAGAATAAAAGTTTTGAGGTCATCATCGCTTTGTATGACAGTCCAATGACTTTTTTTTATCTTGATCCTCCGTACTATGGAACAGAAAAGCAGTATGAGGAGCTGTTTACATTGGAACTGCATTATCTGCTCCGTGAAGTGCTGGGGAAGATAGAAGGATTTTTTATGCTTTCATACAATGATTGTGCGTTTATCCGTGAGTTGTATAAAGATTTTTATATCACGCCTTTTGAAAGACTCAACAGCATAGCACAGAAATATACACCAGGAGGTATGTTCAAAGAACTTGTGATTACAAATTACGATCCAAATCTGAGATTAAACAGTCAGCCAAAACAGCTGACACTGTTATAA
- a CDS encoding DUF3849 domain-containing protein, producing MEKASHKANTQCAEDIGKAINSHFDGFHYHTGFEKELIKTYGMERVKYVVAYNIQQKLNDGRISKENKTWALQSQMNQGEDNPKPEYTIHTHSGLLDLFANSIRKQQLTHEAEENMKGGDADEIEETDMDMQL from the coding sequence ATGGAAAAAGCATCCCATAAAGCCAATACACAGTGTGCTGAAGACATTGGAAAAGCCATCAACAGTCATTTCGATGGTTTTCATTACCATACAGGCTTTGAGAAAGAACTTATCAAAACCTATGGCATGGAGCGAGTCAAATATGTTGTTGCTTATAACATCCAGCAAAAGCTTAACGATGGAAGGATCAGCAAAGAGAATAAGACCTGGGCATTGCAGAGCCAAATGAACCAAGGCGAAGACAACCCCAAACCGGAATATACGATCCATACCCACAGCGGCTTGTTGGATTTATTTGCCAACAGTATTCGAAAACAACAGCTTACCCATGAAGCAGAAGAAAACATGAAAGGTGGTGATGCCGATGAAATAGAAGAAACTGATATGGATATGCAGTTATAA
- a CDS encoding stalk domain-containing protein has translation MKKRLAAILAATMVLGTAPSAFAADQITVTVDGEKVNFEDQQPVNIDGRIMVPIRDVAEKMGWEFEWFTYYGDTVVDGTFQIEHSAIFTKPIASTDRYY, from the coding sequence ATGAAAAAACGATTAGCAGCCATATTGGCAGCCACAATGGTATTAGGTACAGCACCAAGTGCTTTCGCTGCTGACCAGATCACAGTTACAGTTGATGGGGAAAAGGTCAATTTTGAGGATCAGCAGCCAGTGAATATTGATGGTCGTATCATGGTTCCAATCAGAGATGTGGCAGAAAAAATGGGCTGGGAATTTGAATGGTTCACATATTACGGAGATACGGTTGTAGATGGCACATTCCAAATAGAACATTCAGCTATCTTTACAAAGCCGATTGCATCTACTGATAGATATTACTAA
- a CDS encoding C39 family peptidase produces MKKFYLFIICLLCVFLTGGIQKASQQHQMNALQTENINEKIYSENIDVFEDSRNTQKENAKYAKIDDFPIVNQMPELPTGCEITALTMVLEYYGFPAEKTDLAYNYLPIASASFYYDEENRLCGPDLNEYFVGDPGTVGGYICGTEAICKAANDYLKAQGSSLHAIDISGVSFDELYQFIENKTPVVVWVMLEMAIRGETKGWYTQLGEYVEWSTNDHGAVLIGYDEEAGTIADPICGEIQYSMQQFETVFSSRGNKCVILKD; encoded by the coding sequence ATGAAAAAATTTTATTTATTCATCATATGCTTATTGTGTGTGTTTTTGACAGGAGGTATCCAAAAAGCTTCGCAACAGCATCAAATGAATGCTTTACAGACAGAAAATATTAATGAGAAAATATATTCCGAAAATATAGATGTTTTTGAAGATTCTAGAAATACACAGAAAGAAAATGCGAAATATGCAAAAATTGATGATTTCCCAATTGTAAATCAAATGCCCGAGCTTCCTACAGGATGTGAAATTACTGCATTAACTATGGTGTTGGAATATTATGGTTTTCCGGCTGAAAAAACAGATTTAGCATATAACTACCTTCCTATTGCTTCAGCATCTTTTTATTATGATGAAGAAAACCGCTTATGTGGACCAGACTTGAATGAATATTTTGTTGGTGATCCAGGAACTGTTGGAGGATATATTTGTGGGACAGAAGCAATCTGCAAAGCTGCAAATGATTATCTAAAGGCACAAGGTAGCTCATTACATGCCATTGATATTTCAGGCGTATCATTTGATGAATTATATCAGTTTATTGAAAATAAAACACCAGTTGTTGTTTGGGTGATGCTTGAAATGGCTATACGCGGTGAGACAAAAGGGTGGTATACACAATTAGGTGAATATGTTGAATGGAGTACCAATGACCATGGAGCTGTTTTGATTGGGTATGACGAAGAAGCAGGAACTATTGCTGATCCAATTTGTGGTGAAATACAATATAGCATGCAACAATTTGAAACTGTATTTTCTTCCCGTGGAAATAAATGTGTTATTTTAAAAGATTAA
- a CDS encoding DUF3846 domain-containing protein, giving the protein MKESVIKVLKVKPHEHPEVYMLKNTLEAMQEAVGGYIDIVGLDDNVCILLNDEGKLIGLEGNRRIGSDIIVGDFFVCGSDEEGNLTSLSEEELDTYTKIFYEPQEFTKEEIEETAVIEFYTFE; this is encoded by the coding sequence ATGAAGGAAAGCGTCATAAAAGTATTAAAAGTAAAGCCACATGAACATCCTGAAGTCTATATGCTGAAAAATACATTGGAAGCAATGCAAGAAGCAGTGGGAGGATATATTGACATCGTAGGATTAGATGACAATGTATGCATCCTATTAAATGATGAGGGAAAATTAATTGGATTGGAAGGTAATAGGAGAATCGGCAGCGATATCATCGTTGGCGATTTTTTTGTTTGCGGCAGTGATGAAGAAGGAAACCTGACATCATTGAGTGAGGAGGAGTTGGACACATACACAAAAATTTTTTATGAACCACAAGAGTTTACAAAAGAAGAAATAGAAGAAACGGCAGTAATTGAATTTTACACATTTGAATAA
- the dcm gene encoding DNA (cytosine-5-)-methyltransferase, whose amino-acid sequence MYFLDFFAGIGLFCLGLEQAGWTCKGHCEIDKYANMSYQAMHRIKEGEWFEEDITKVSAQSLPDVDLWTGGFPCQDVSMAGERRGLYGERTGLFFEFVRLLRERGYHKPRWLILENVKGIFSSGGGWDFAIVLCELAALGYGVEYALVNSKDYGVPQSRERVYIIGDLTGRSTGKIFPLRSPGKTAPAQIIGGPQGSRIYDTGGVSPTITSGTGGLGAKTGLYFVAKDEQSGLVTKPYSGTIDASYGKGLGCRQHRTGILESRLPRALLNPGKEKTRQNGRRIKEEDEEMFTLTASDIHGILLDSRIRRLTPLETFRLQGVPDAYFERAASVCSDAQLYKQIGNAVTVPVVRAIGEKIAEYWKGEK is encoded by the coding sequence ATGTATTTTTTGGATTTTTTTGCTGGGATCGGGTTGTTCTGTTTGGGACTGGAGCAGGCAGGCTGGACCTGCAAAGGGCATTGTGAGATAGACAAATATGCCAATATGAGCTATCAGGCGATGCACCGCATAAAGGAGGGAGAGTGGTTTGAAGAAGACATCACCAAAGTCAGTGCCCAAAGCCTACCAGATGTCGATCTTTGGACAGGCGGATTCCCTTGCCAGGATGTCTCAATGGCGGGGGAAAGGAGAGGATTATACGGAGAACGAACTGGCTTGTTTTTTGAGTTTGTTCGACTCCTCAGAGAACGAGGTTACCATAAACCCAGATGGCTTATCCTTGAAAATGTTAAGGGAATCTTTTCCTCTGGCGGAGGCTGGGATTTTGCCATTGTTCTATGTGAACTGGCCGCATTGGGGTACGGTGTGGAATACGCGCTTGTCAATTCCAAAGACTACGGTGTACCCCAAAGCAGAGAGCGTGTGTACATTATCGGAGATCTTACAGGAAGAAGTACCGGAAAAATATTTCCTCTCAGAAGTCCAGGCAAGACAGCTCCTGCACAGATTATTGGAGGTCCGCAGGGAAGCAGGATCTATGACACAGGAGGTGTTTCACCAACTATCACTTCTGGAACAGGAGGATTAGGCGCAAAAACAGGTTTATACTTTGTTGCAAAGGATGAGCAAAGCGGTCTTGTGACAAAACCATACAGCGGCACCATTGACGCAAGCTATGGAAAGGGCTTGGGATGCCGACAGCATAGGACAGGCATTTTGGAAAGCAGACTGCCAAGAGCTTTGCTGAACCCAGGAAAAGAAAAGACAAGACAAAACGGAAGGAGAATCAAAGAAGAAGACGAGGAAATGTTTACACTTACGGCATCTGATATTCATGGAATCCTTTTGGATTCCCGTATCCGAAGACTGACACCATTGGAAACATTTCGTCTGCAAGGGGTACCGGATGCATATTTTGAAAGAGCAGCCAGCGTATGTTCAGACGCACAGCTGTATAAGCAGATCGGAAACGCAGTCACAGTGCCTGTGGTACGAGCCATAGGCGAAAAAATAGCGGAATATTGGAAAGGGGAAAAATAA